From one Bacteroides eggerthii genomic stretch:
- the aroC gene encoding chorismate synthase, with product MFNSFGNILRLTSFGESHGKGIGGVIDGFPAGITIDMDFVQSELDRRRPGQSRITTSRKESDKVEFLSGIFEGKSTGCPIGFIVWNENQHSNDYNNLKEVYRPSHADYTYNVKYGIRDHRGGGRSSARETISRVVAGALAKLALRQLGIRITAYTSQVGPIKLEDNYTAYDLDLIETNPVRCPDPEKAKEMEELIFKIKGEGDTIGGVVTCVVKGCPIGLGQPIYGKLQSALAAGMLSINAAKAFEYGEGFKGLKMKGSEQNDVFFNNNGRIETHTNHSGGIQGGISNGQDIYFRVAFKPVATVLMEQHTVNLDGTDTTLKARGRHDPCVLPRAVPIVEAMTAMTLLDFYLIDRTTQL from the coding sequence ATGTTCAACTCATTTGGAAATATTCTTCGACTGACCAGTTTCGGAGAGTCACATGGCAAAGGCATAGGCGGCGTAATAGACGGATTTCCCGCAGGAATCACTATCGATATGGACTTCGTTCAATCGGAACTCGACCGCCGCCGCCCGGGACAATCACGTATCACCACCTCACGCAAGGAATCTGATAAAGTGGAATTCCTTTCCGGCATTTTCGAAGGTAAATCCACCGGCTGCCCTATCGGATTTATCGTATGGAACGAGAATCAGCACTCCAACGATTATAACAATCTGAAAGAAGTGTACCGTCCCTCACACGCCGACTATACATATAATGTGAAATACGGAATACGCGACCACCGCGGAGGCGGACGTTCATCGGCACGCGAAACCATCTCACGCGTGGTGGCCGGGGCATTAGCCAAATTAGCATTAAGGCAGCTTGGCATCCGCATCACAGCCTACACCTCACAGGTGGGACCTATCAAGCTGGAAGACAACTATACCGCTTACGACCTCGACCTGATTGAAACCAATCCCGTACGTTGCCCCGACCCGGAGAAAGCAAAAGAAATGGAAGAGCTTATCTTCAAGATAAAAGGCGAAGGCGACACCATCGGCGGTGTGGTGACTTGCGTTGTCAAAGGTTGCCCCATAGGGCTGGGACAGCCCATTTACGGGAAGCTCCAATCCGCCCTCGCCGCAGGTATGCTCAGCATCAATGCTGCCAAAGCATTTGAATACGGCGAAGGATTCAAAGGACTGAAAATGAAAGGCTCGGAACAGAACGACGTATTCTTCAACAACAACGGGCGCATCGAAACGCACACCAACCATTCCGGCGGTATTCAGGGCGGCATCAGCAACGGACAGGACATCTACTTCCGCGTGGCCTTCAAACCGGTGGCAACCGTACTCATGGAACAGCACACCGTAAATCTGGATGGTACGGACACCACCCTCAAAGCCCGCGGACGCCACGACCCTTGCGTGTTGCCCCGCGCAGTGCCCATCGTAGAAGCCATGACGGCCATGACCTTGCTCGACTTCTACCTGATAGACCGTACTACACAATTATAA